The Sesamum indicum cultivar Zhongzhi No. 13 linkage group LG6, S_indicum_v1.0, whole genome shotgun sequence genome has a segment encoding these proteins:
- the LOC105164071 gene encoding beta-adaptin-like protein B — MSGHDSKYFSTTKKGEIPELKEELNSQYKDKRKDAVKKVIAAMTVGKDVSSLFTDVVNCMQTENLELKKLVYLYLINYAKSQPDLAILAVNTFVKDSQDPNPLIRALAVRTMGCIRVDKITEYLCDPLQRCLKDDDPYVRKTAAICVAKLYDINAELVEDRGFLDALKDLISDNNPMVVANAVAALAEIQESTSRAIFEITSHTLTKLLTALNECTEWGQVFILDALSKYKAADAREAENIVERVTPRLQHANCAVVLSAVKMILLQMELITSTDVVRNLCKKMAPPLVTLLSAEPEIQYVALRNINLIVQKRPTILAHEIKVFFCKYNDPIYVKMEKLEIMIKLASDRNIDQVLLEFKEYATEVDVDFVRKAVRAIGRCAIKLERAAERCISVLLELIKIKVNYVVQEAIIVIKDIFRRYPNTYESIIATLCESLDTLDEPEAKASMIWIIGEYAERIDNADELLESFLETFPEEPSQVQLQLLTATVKLFLKKPTEGPQQMIQVVLNNATVETDNPDLRDRAYIYWRLLSTDPEAAKDVVLAEKPVISDDSNQLDPSLLDELLANIATLSSVYHKPPDVFITRVKTLQRTEEEYYPDGEGGNSESPYHATNTAASSPATTSNAQHPAGKQPAAAPAAPAPVPDLLDLGMDNNNSAIVSVDQPASPAGPPLPVLLPGSTGQGLQISAQLIRKDGQIFYSMYFENYTQIPLDGFMIQFNKNTFGLAAGGPLQIPQLQPGTSTSTLLPMVLFQNISPGPPSTLLQVAVKNSQQPVWYFNDKISLLVFFSEDGRMERSTFLETWKSLPDSNEISKDFPAIVVNSVEATLDRLAASNMFFIAKRKHINQEVLYLSAKIPRGIPFLIELTAAIGVPGLKCAVKSPSTDLAPLFFEAIETLLKSY; from the exons ATGAGTGGGCACGACTCCAAGTATTTCTCCACCACCAAGAAGGGTGAAATTCCTGAGCTCAAAGAAGAGCTCAATTCACAGTACAAG gataagagaaaagaTGCAGTTAAGAAGGTCATTGCTGCAATGACGGTGGGGAAGGACGTATCTTCACTCTTTACAGATGTTGTGAATTGTATGCAAACAGAAAATTTGGAGCTCAAGAAGCTTGTGTATTTATATCTCATCAACTACGCAAAGAGCCAGCCTGATCTTGCTATACTCGCAGTGAATACATTCGTAAAG GATTCCCAGGATCCAAATCCTTTGATACGCGCTTTGGCTGTGAGGACGATGGGATGCATTCGTGTTGATAAGATAACAGAGTATTTATGTGACCCATTGCAGCGTTGCCTCAAG GATGATGACCCATATGTTCGCAAGACGGCAGCTATATGTGTTGCTAAACTATATGACATTAATGCAGAGTTGGTAGAGGATAGAGGCTTCCTAGATGCTCTCAAGGATTTAATATCTGACAACAACCCAATGGTTGTTGCAAATGCTGTTGCGGCTCTTGCGGAGATCCAAGAGAGCACTAGCAGAGCCATCTTTGAGATCACCAGTCATACACTTACAAAGCTTCTTACTGCTCTAAATGAATGCACCGA GTGGGGTCAAGTTTTCATTTTGGATGCTCTTTCCAAGTATAAAGCAGCTGATGCTCGTGAAGCTGAAAATATAGTGGAACGAGTTACTCCTCGATTACAACATGCAAATTGTGCAGTTGTGCTCTCTGCTGTAAAG ATGATCCTCTTGCAAATGGAACTGATTACCAGCACCGATGTAGTCCGGAACCTTTGCAAGAAGATGGCCCCTCCTCTTGTGACATTACTCTCAGCAGAACCAGAGATTCAGTATGTTGCTTTACGCAACATAAACCTAATTGTGCAAAAGCGGCCTACTATACTTGCCCATGAAATCAAG GTGTTTTTCTGCAAGTACAACGATCCAATTTATGTGAAGATGGAAAAGTTAGAAATCATGATAAAGCTTGCTTCTGACAGAAATATCGACCAA GTTTTATTGGAGTTCAAAGAATATGCTACAGAAGTAGATGTAGATTTTGTCCGGAAAGCTGTTCGTGCTATTGGGCGATGTGCTATCAAGTTAGAGAGAGCAGCTGAACGGTGTATTAGTGTCTTGCTTGAGTTGATAAAGATCAAAGTAAACTATGTTGTTCAAGAAGCTATTATTGTGATTAAGGATATATTTAGGAGATACCCGAACAC CTATGAGTCCATAATTGCCACACTTTGTGAGAGCTTAGACACCTTGGACGAGCCAGAGGCAAAG GCTTCAATGATTTGGATTATTGGTGAATATGCTGAAAGAATTGATAACGCTGACGAGCTTTTGGAAAGCTTTTTGGAAACATTCCCGGAGGAACCTTCCCAGGTCCAATTGCAGCTGCTGACTGCAACAGTTAAACTTTTTCTTAAGAAACCAACCGAAGGGCCACAACAGATGATCCAG gTTGTTTTGAATAATGCAACTGTTGAGACTGACAATCCAGATCTGAGAGATCGTGCATACATATATTGGCGACTCCTATCAACTGATCCTGAG GCAGCAAAGGATGTTGTTTTAGCGGAAAAGCCTGTAATCAGTGATGATTCAAATCAGCTTGACCCTTCTCTCTTAGATGAGCTTCTTGCCAACATTGCTACATTGTCCTCTGTCTATCACAAGCCCCCTGATGTGTTTATAACACGCGTGAAGACCTTGCAGAGAACTGAGGAAGAGTATTATCCTGATGGCGAAGGAGGGAATTCGGAATCACCTTATCATGCAACTAATACTGCTGCATCATCACCAGCCACCACAAGTAATGCACAGCATCCTGCTGGAAAGCAACCAGCTGCCGCGCCTGCAGCTCCTGCACCCGTTCCCGATTTACTTGACCTTGGTATGGACAATAACAACAGTGCCATTGTATCTGTCGATCAGCCTGCAAGCCCTGCTGG ACCTCCTTTGCCAGTTCTATTACCAGGGTCTACTGGTCAAGGTCTACAAATCAGTGCTCAGCTGATAAGAAAAGATGGCCAGATATTTTACAGCATGTACTTTGAGAACTATACACAGATTCCACTTGATGGGTTTATGATCCAGTTCAACAAGAACACGTTTGGTCTTGCCGCTGGTGGACCGCTCCag ATACCCCAATTGCAACCTGGGACATCCACTAGCACTCTTCTGCCTATGGTTTTGTTCCAGAATATATCTCCTGGTCCACCAAGTACACTTCTGCAGGTTGCTGTGAAAAACAGTCAGCAACCTGTGTGGTATTTCAATGacaaaatttcattgcttGTATTCTTTTCCGAGGACGGAAGAATGGAGCGATCAACATTCCTTGAG ACATGGAAATCTCTACCTGATTCAAATGAGATTTCTAAGGACTTTCCAGCAATAGTAGTGAACAGTGTTGAAGCGACCTTGGACCGGTTGGCTGCATCCAACATGTTCTTCATTGCCAAACGCAAACACATAAACCAAGAGGTACTGTATCTCTCAGCCAAGATTCCTCGGGGAATCCCTTTCTTAATTGAACTTACCGCAGCAATTGGTGTCCCTGGCCTCAAATGTGCTGTAAAATCTCCAAGTACCGACTTGGCCCCACTTTTCTTCGAAGCCATTGAGACTCTCCTCAAGAGTTACTAA
- the LOC105164072 gene encoding probable E3 ubiquitin-protein ligase RHB1A: MGGCCCCCASKSTELNRSPRFLHYPVSEERQPLSSHHATVSALSAGLLVDTNLDTSVPDTYRPPPAPIPYETYAGRPPTPSGNRESIGNKTEVVLQTTSTESVEGPNSGSTLEAKVKNLDSDETAEINIELAASKEAADEKSGEFKRSIDPVVPPLQDEEDVCPTCLEEYDSENPKIITKCDHHFHLACILEWMERSDTCPVCDQEMVFSPAIGE; this comes from the exons ATGGGAGGCTGTTGTTGTTGCTGTGCCTCTAAGAGCACTGAACTTAATAGGTCACCGCGATTCTTACAT TATCCAGTGTCAGAAGAACGTCAACCTTTATCTTCTCACCATGCAACGGTGTCTGCTCTTTCTGCTGGGCTTTTGGTTGATACCAATCTAGATACTTCAGTCCCAGACACCTATCGGCCTCCTCCTGCACCTATACCTTATGAAACATATGCAGGACGCCCACCTACGCCATCAGGAAACCGGGAAAGCATTGGAAATAAAACCGAAGTGGTTTTGCAAACAACCAGCACCGAGTCTGTTGAAGGCCCAAACTCTGGCAGCACCTTGGAGGCAAAGGTAAAGAACTTGGATTCTGACGAAACAGCCGAAATAAATATTGAGCTGGCAGCATCAAAAGAAGCAGCGGATGAAAAGTCTGGCGAATTTAAAAGATCCATCGATCCTGTGGTTCCACCACTGCAAGATGAGGAGGATGTCTGTCCCACTTGTCTTGAAG AATATGATTCTGAGAACCCAAAAATCATCACAAAATGCGACCACCATTTTCACCTTGCTTGTATTCTTGAATGGATGGAAAGAAGTGATACCTGTCCTGTGTGTGATCAG GAAATGGTTTTCAGTCCTGCTATAGGGGAGTAG
- the LOC105164073 gene encoding uncharacterized protein LOC105164073: MLETESCPSRVLSPFREESGDEELSVLPRHTKVIVTGNNRTKSVLVGLQGVVKKAVGLGGWHWLVLKNGVEVKLQRNALSVLEPPTGNEEDDEYDFDDSSSGSDTGDKEHRRFSSGFHFGKISKPRVRYARPWFPSAASTKSMNRSSCREFQSKSHATQLRVNLAKLGTGSLWRYWRSFHLANICPNPTKEQLVNAVQQHFSAQKVDEVQAIVEFIRAAKRLRSVGKD; this comes from the exons ATGTTGGAGACTGAATCATGCCCGTCACGGGTTTTATCACCTTTCCGTGAGGAAAGCGGCGATGAAGAGCTATCTGTTCTCCCAAGGCATACAAAGGTTATTGTGACTGGCAATAACAGAACAAAGAGTGTTTTGGTGGGGTTGCAAGGTGTCGTCAAGAAGGCTGTTGGGCTTGGTGGTTGGCATTGGCTG GTATTGAAGAATGGCGTTGAGGTCAAGCTTCAAAGGAACGCTTTAAGTGTATTAGAACCTCCTACTggaaatgaagaagatgatgagtATGACTTTGATGATTCTAGCAGTGGCTCTGATACTGGTGACAAGGAGCACCGTCGCTTCT CTTCTGGATTTCACTTTGGCAAGATAAGCAAGCCAAGAGTTCGGTATGCTAGGCCATGGTTTCCATCTGCAGCATCCACAAAGTCAATGAATCGTAGCAGCTGCAGAGAATTTCAGTCCAAATCTCATGCAACACAATTG AGAGTGAACTTGGCAAAGCTTGGCACTGGATCATTGTGGAGATATTGGCGAAGCTTCCATCTT GCAAATATTTGTCCTAACCCTACAAAGGAACAACTGGTTAACGCCGTCCAGCAACATTTTTCTGCACAG AAAGTAGACGAGGTACAAGCGATCGTGGAATTCATTCGCGCGGCCAAGAGACTGCGATCAGTCGGCAAAGATTGA
- the LOC105164074 gene encoding ubiquitin-conjugating enzyme E2 4, whose translation MSSPSKRREMDLMKLMMSDYKVEMINDGMQEFYVEFHGPKDSPYQGGVWRVRVELPDAYPYKSPSIGFVNKIYHPNVDEMSGSVCLDVINQTWSPMFDLVNVFEVFLPQLLLYPNPSDPLNGEAAAMMMRDRNAYEQRVKEYCEKYAKPEDAGAAPDEKSSDEELSEDEYGSSDDEVAGKADP comes from the exons aTGTCTTCCCCAAGCAAACGGAGGGAAATGGATTTGATGAAACT GATGATGAGTGATTATAAGGTGGAGATGATCAATGACGGAATGCAAGAGTTCTATGTGGAGTTCCATGGACCCAAAGACA GTCCTTATCAAGGAGGTGTTTGGAGGGTAAGGGTGGAGCTGCCAGATGCTTACCCGTATAAGTCTCCTTCCATTGGTTTTGTCAACAAGATTTACCATCCAAATGTTGATGAGAT GTCTGGCTCTGTTTGTTTAGACGTTATCAATCAAACCTGGAGTCCCATGTTTG ACCTTGTAAACGTGTTTGAAGTGTTTCTTCCGCAACTGCTTTTGTACCCTAATCCATCAGATCCTCTGAATGGGGAGGCAGCAGCTATGATGATGCGTGATCGAAATGCATATGAACAGAGAGTTAAAG AGTATTGCGAGAAATATGCAAAGCCTGAAGATGCTGGAGCTGCACCTGACGAGAAATCTAGTGATGAGGAGCTGAGTGAAGATGAATATGGCTCCAGCGACGACGAGGTTGCTGGAAAAGCTGATCCATAA
- the LOC105164075 gene encoding uncharacterized protein LOC105164075 isoform X1 has translation MRSGGINGTDSLETINAAAAAIESRVRRASVQYFELQRLQLTALMHIQKRRWGSCWSLYRCFGSYKHNKRIGRAVIVPETSASVMDVPTAEHPPRPPPLELPFVVPPSSPASFLPSDPPSSAQSPTGVLSLTSVSANMYSPGGPPSIFAIGPYAHETQLVSPPVFSTFATEPSTAPYTPPESVHLTTPSSPEVPFSRLLEPTLQNGEACQRYGFSQYEFQSYQLQPGSPVSHLISPSSGTSSPLPELEFATGIPFLLGFTTGHPPKLLDLDKIARGEWESREVSGEASPDATATEPRSSNCCHYNRQHSDVAPLPKIPNELQNDETAIDHRVSFEITTEEVVRSVEKKLPILHKAVPKPIEYVGHTAEERPIRTENLIGETSNNASETALPDCKNRQRHQKNQKITLGSGREFNFNSINGGNPDEPSIGPNWWVKETVLIDDGGPRKNWSFFPMMQTGVR, from the exons ATGAGAAGCGGTGGAATTAATGGAACAGACTCGTTGGAGACGATAAACGCTGCAGCAGCAGCTATTGAAAGTCGAGTTCGTCGAGCTTCGGTTCAG TACTTTGAACTTCAAAGGCTTCAGCTCACGGCCCTCATGCATATTCaa AAGAGAAGGTGGGGAAGCTGCTGGAGCCTTTATAGGtgttttggatcttataagcaCAACAAGCGAATCGGACGTGCTGTAATTGTTCCTGAAACTTCAGCCTCTGTGATGGATGTTCCCACAGCTGAACATCCACCCCGACCACCTCCCCTAGAACTGCCTTTTGTTGTGCCGCCTTCCTCTCCTGCATCGTTCCTTCCATCAGATCCTCCTTCCTCAGCCCAGTCACCAACTGGCGTGTTATCACTCACTTCTGTATCTGCAAACATGTACTCCCCTGGTGGACCACCTTCAATTTTTGCTATTGGCCCTTATGCTCATGAGACCCAGTTAGTCTCTCCTCCAGTCTTCTCCACCTTCGCCACTGAGCCATCAACTGCCCCATATACTCCCCCGGAATCAGTTCACTTAACAACACCGTCCTCCCCCGAGGTGCCATTTTCACGGCTTCTTGAACCCACCCTCCAGAATGGTGAAGCATGTCAAAGATATGGCTTCTCCCAGTATGAATTTCAATCCTATCAACTTCAACCTGGTAGTCCTGTTAGCCATTTGATCTCACCAAGCTCAGGCACCTCATCACCTTTACCTGAGCTTGAGTTTGCTACTGGAATCCCCTTTTTGCTTGGGTTCACAACCGGTCACCCACCTAAACTTTTGGATCTTGACAAGATAGCGCGTGGGGAATGGGAATCACGTGAGGTATCTGGTGAAGCGTCTCCAGATGCCACGGCCACGGAACCTAGATCTTCTAATTGTTGCCATTATAATCGTCAACATTCAGATGTTGCTCCACTTCCGAAGATACCTAATGAGCTGCAAAATGATGAGACTGCTATAGATCATAGAGTTTCTTTTGAGATTACTACTGAAGAGGTTGTAAGATCTGTGGAAAAGAAGCTACCGATCTTGCATAAAGCGGTGCCTAAACCTATCGAGTATGTAGGACACACAGCAGAAGAAAGACCAATCAGAACGGAAAATCTAATAGGAGAAACCTCCAATAACGCATCTGAGACAGCCCTTCCTGATTGCAAGAATAGACAGAGGCATCAGAAAAACCAAAAGATCACTCTTGGTTCAGGAAGAGAATTTAACTTCAACTCTATCAATGGAGGAAATCCTGATGAACCTAGCATTGGGCCTAACTGGTGGGTGAAGGAGACAGTTCTTATAGACGATGGAGGGCCAAGAAAGAACTGGTCTTTCTTCCCCATGATGCAAACAGGTGTGAGATAG
- the LOC105164075 gene encoding uncharacterized protein LOC105164075 isoform X3, which yields MHIQKRRWGSCWSLYRCFGSYKHNKRIGRAVIVPETSASVMDVPTAEHPPRPPPLELPFVVPPSSPASFLPSDPPSSAQSPTGVLSLTSVSANMYSPGGPPSIFAIGPYAHETQLVSPPVFSTFATEPSTAPYTPPESVHLTTPSSPEVPFSRLLEPTLQNGEACQRYGFSQYEFQSYQLQPGSPVSHLISPSSGTSSPLPELEFATGIPFLLGFTTGHPPKLLDLDKIARGEWESREVSGEASPDATATEPRSSNCCHYNRQHSDVAPLPKIPNELQNDETAIDHRVSFEITTEEVVRSVEKKLPILHKAVPKPIEYVGHTAEERPIRTENLIGETSNNASETALPDCKNRQRHQKNQKITLGSGREFNFNSINGGNPDEPSIGPNWWVKETVLIDDGGPRKNWSFFPMMQTGVR from the exons ATGCATATTCaa AAGAGAAGGTGGGGAAGCTGCTGGAGCCTTTATAGGtgttttggatcttataagcaCAACAAGCGAATCGGACGTGCTGTAATTGTTCCTGAAACTTCAGCCTCTGTGATGGATGTTCCCACAGCTGAACATCCACCCCGACCACCTCCCCTAGAACTGCCTTTTGTTGTGCCGCCTTCCTCTCCTGCATCGTTCCTTCCATCAGATCCTCCTTCCTCAGCCCAGTCACCAACTGGCGTGTTATCACTCACTTCTGTATCTGCAAACATGTACTCCCCTGGTGGACCACCTTCAATTTTTGCTATTGGCCCTTATGCTCATGAGACCCAGTTAGTCTCTCCTCCAGTCTTCTCCACCTTCGCCACTGAGCCATCAACTGCCCCATATACTCCCCCGGAATCAGTTCACTTAACAACACCGTCCTCCCCCGAGGTGCCATTTTCACGGCTTCTTGAACCCACCCTCCAGAATGGTGAAGCATGTCAAAGATATGGCTTCTCCCAGTATGAATTTCAATCCTATCAACTTCAACCTGGTAGTCCTGTTAGCCATTTGATCTCACCAAGCTCAGGCACCTCATCACCTTTACCTGAGCTTGAGTTTGCTACTGGAATCCCCTTTTTGCTTGGGTTCACAACCGGTCACCCACCTAAACTTTTGGATCTTGACAAGATAGCGCGTGGGGAATGGGAATCACGTGAGGTATCTGGTGAAGCGTCTCCAGATGCCACGGCCACGGAACCTAGATCTTCTAATTGTTGCCATTATAATCGTCAACATTCAGATGTTGCTCCACTTCCGAAGATACCTAATGAGCTGCAAAATGATGAGACTGCTATAGATCATAGAGTTTCTTTTGAGATTACTACTGAAGAGGTTGTAAGATCTGTGGAAAAGAAGCTACCGATCTTGCATAAAGCGGTGCCTAAACCTATCGAGTATGTAGGACACACAGCAGAAGAAAGACCAATCAGAACGGAAAATCTAATAGGAGAAACCTCCAATAACGCATCTGAGACAGCCCTTCCTGATTGCAAGAATAGACAGAGGCATCAGAAAAACCAAAAGATCACTCTTGGTTCAGGAAGAGAATTTAACTTCAACTCTATCAATGGAGGAAATCCTGATGAACCTAGCATTGGGCCTAACTGGTGGGTGAAGGAGACAGTTCTTATAGACGATGGAGGGCCAAGAAAGAACTGGTCTTTCTTCCCCATGATGCAAACAGGTGTGAGATAG
- the LOC105164075 gene encoding uncharacterized protein LOC105164075 isoform X2, whose protein sequence is MRSGGINGTDSLETINAAAAAIESRVRRASVQKRRWGSCWSLYRCFGSYKHNKRIGRAVIVPETSASVMDVPTAEHPPRPPPLELPFVVPPSSPASFLPSDPPSSAQSPTGVLSLTSVSANMYSPGGPPSIFAIGPYAHETQLVSPPVFSTFATEPSTAPYTPPESVHLTTPSSPEVPFSRLLEPTLQNGEACQRYGFSQYEFQSYQLQPGSPVSHLISPSSGTSSPLPELEFATGIPFLLGFTTGHPPKLLDLDKIARGEWESREVSGEASPDATATEPRSSNCCHYNRQHSDVAPLPKIPNELQNDETAIDHRVSFEITTEEVVRSVEKKLPILHKAVPKPIEYVGHTAEERPIRTENLIGETSNNASETALPDCKNRQRHQKNQKITLGSGREFNFNSINGGNPDEPSIGPNWWVKETVLIDDGGPRKNWSFFPMMQTGVR, encoded by the exons ATGAGAAGCGGTGGAATTAATGGAACAGACTCGTTGGAGACGATAAACGCTGCAGCAGCAGCTATTGAAAGTCGAGTTCGTCGAGCTTCGGTTCAG AAGAGAAGGTGGGGAAGCTGCTGGAGCCTTTATAGGtgttttggatcttataagcaCAACAAGCGAATCGGACGTGCTGTAATTGTTCCTGAAACTTCAGCCTCTGTGATGGATGTTCCCACAGCTGAACATCCACCCCGACCACCTCCCCTAGAACTGCCTTTTGTTGTGCCGCCTTCCTCTCCTGCATCGTTCCTTCCATCAGATCCTCCTTCCTCAGCCCAGTCACCAACTGGCGTGTTATCACTCACTTCTGTATCTGCAAACATGTACTCCCCTGGTGGACCACCTTCAATTTTTGCTATTGGCCCTTATGCTCATGAGACCCAGTTAGTCTCTCCTCCAGTCTTCTCCACCTTCGCCACTGAGCCATCAACTGCCCCATATACTCCCCCGGAATCAGTTCACTTAACAACACCGTCCTCCCCCGAGGTGCCATTTTCACGGCTTCTTGAACCCACCCTCCAGAATGGTGAAGCATGTCAAAGATATGGCTTCTCCCAGTATGAATTTCAATCCTATCAACTTCAACCTGGTAGTCCTGTTAGCCATTTGATCTCACCAAGCTCAGGCACCTCATCACCTTTACCTGAGCTTGAGTTTGCTACTGGAATCCCCTTTTTGCTTGGGTTCACAACCGGTCACCCACCTAAACTTTTGGATCTTGACAAGATAGCGCGTGGGGAATGGGAATCACGTGAGGTATCTGGTGAAGCGTCTCCAGATGCCACGGCCACGGAACCTAGATCTTCTAATTGTTGCCATTATAATCGTCAACATTCAGATGTTGCTCCACTTCCGAAGATACCTAATGAGCTGCAAAATGATGAGACTGCTATAGATCATAGAGTTTCTTTTGAGATTACTACTGAAGAGGTTGTAAGATCTGTGGAAAAGAAGCTACCGATCTTGCATAAAGCGGTGCCTAAACCTATCGAGTATGTAGGACACACAGCAGAAGAAAGACCAATCAGAACGGAAAATCTAATAGGAGAAACCTCCAATAACGCATCTGAGACAGCCCTTCCTGATTGCAAGAATAGACAGAGGCATCAGAAAAACCAAAAGATCACTCTTGGTTCAGGAAGAGAATTTAACTTCAACTCTATCAATGGAGGAAATCCTGATGAACCTAGCATTGGGCCTAACTGGTGGGTGAAGGAGACAGTTCTTATAGACGATGGAGGGCCAAGAAAGAACTGGTCTTTCTTCCCCATGATGCAAACAGGTGTGAGATAG